The following DNA comes from Thunnus thynnus chromosome 3, fThuThy2.1, whole genome shotgun sequence.
TGTTGACATCAACAAAAGATTACTGGAAGATAAACCGTTTGCTTTTTATGACCAATCCAGAGCAAAGGTAGTACACATCAAGAATTCAGGGTTacactgtatttacatttttattttaacaaatttttaaaaatatttctttctatATCAGTGTGATCATTTTCACTGTTCCTCATGGCCTCATGTTTGGGCTTCATATGAATCACTTATACTTTCTGGTCTGtataaaatgttgtaattaTAAAAACCTGAAATACTTCAACGTTGCACTTAAATGTCCAAATGTTTCCACTTTGCCAATTTAGCACAACACAGTACATTTAACCTTCATATGTGTAGTGATTATACACTAGTAACTCAGTGATTGATAAAATACAACTCAGACATTTTCATGAggtcaaaacattttaattaaaaaaaaaaggaacaactCATTTGTAAGaacaccagtcctcccatttgtctcatttctgtcacatttcactttcactccgacacacacacacacacacacacacacattcactcacacacacacacaacgtgATAGACAACCACTGCACCTTGggaacaaaaacatgcagactGATTTGTCATTATTAATAAACACATCCTAGATAATACAATCCAGTGTAGCATGAATGCATAAACGTCTGCTTTAACGTCAAAGACCATTACTGTTAATTTTGCAAGTTTTAGCCGATTAATCACAAATAAATTACTGCTGATAATCTCCAAATAATTCCATAATATTTCAGGAAAGTACAAGatttccatcatgttaaacttgAAAAATGGACTTGCGGTGACTCAACCTCTGTGTAGATAGGTCATCCCATCTGAGAGCATTTGTCACCTTCATTTAAAAGTCACATGACGTTTTTCCCAGTGTCTATGTTTGCTTAAATGTTTTCCAAACAAGCTGAGTTTTTAAGTCTTTACATGAAATAGTAACACAACTTAAaccaaaaacttaaaaaataataactgtACTGACATATCCTGAAACCAATATCTGCCTGAAGATGAGATTATCAAGGTGGAAAATGGTTAGCAGTAATGGAAAGTACACACAATCTGTAGTTAATgtgctaaaacatgcaaaaccgCTCGTAAGATCCTTCAAAAAGAGCTTACAATGGCCCTCACAGCAATGAAGGTTATTCCGTATTTAAGCCTTGAACAGCACACAGGGATGTGAGCAAAACAAACTGAGGAAAAATTATGTGGAGGAACAGTTCATCTCTATTTACAATGAATCAGAGGCAAAGAAACAGTAATTTCTCCTCTACAAAGAAGCAATCACATCCCTGAGTACAGTGTTTGTTATTCCTATCCGTTTAGATTCACTGCTGTGTGATCAGTTATTATCATCAAGTCCTTTCTGGCTGATGACAACAGTGCAGTACAACAGcactctttctgtttttctgaccCAGAGTCACCGAAGACGTTCATAAGAACATTAAAGAGACCTCAGCAGCGCTCATAATGCTGCGATTCAGGCACAACAAAAGTACCGTGTAGGTTTGGAAAGCTGCAGTAACAGTAAGTGTTAGAATAACAGCCAGACAGACGGCCCTCCACCAGTGTCCTGCAAGGTCATAGACAGCTAAAGACCTATTCTGTCTATTCCCTGGCACAGAGAGGGGCTTGCAAATGTTAGCAGATTTATCATTTTCTCCTTATTAATACACAAGGTTACAGATTTCAGCCAGCAGGCTTAGTTTAGCCCCTGTTAGCAAGGTGCGCCCTCCTctgctttctcttccttttcctctccatctttgtctttgttctttttgtgtttcttcttcttgtgtttgtgcttgtgctCCTTGggttctccctctttctcctggCTGTTGTGCTTcttgtgctttttgtgttttttgtgtttcttgtgtttcttcttcttcttgtccgctgtggtggtggaggtggttgCCGAGTCGCTGTGGTTGCTAGGGGAGGGGCTGTGGGATTGTTGGCCGATGGACGGGCTGGGGCTGCCgctcctccctctctccgtGTCCGAGCCTTCTCCTTCGCTGTAGTCCGGGACGAAGGCGGCCTCGTCGGTCTCACGACCCAGGTCAGAGCACAAACGCTGTCTCCTGGGCTCTGGGCCACGGCTCTCctctcgtcctcctcctccgccgcctCTGCCttctgctgctctctcctccttcccaggcattcctcttccctcctctcgtcctcctccccctcttccttcctctcttcctccagctCTCCCTTCTTCTCGGACGCCTCTCCCCTCGTCCCTCACGATTTTAGTTTTGGTTGGTTTGTCAGAATTTGCCTGCGCTGCCCTGCCACCTTTACCTTCCTCCCTTGGCGCtctccctttcttctcctccctcactactcctctcctctcctcccttgcAGCATCCCGGCCCTCGCTCCTGACAGGTTTAGGTGCTTCAGTCTGCCCCTCTCTGCCTCGGCCCCTCTGTGGCAACGGTGAGGGCTCCTTAGGTGCGCTTAGTCCGTTTTCCTGCCCCTCTTCATCGTCTTCTCTCTCCCACTTGGAGCGAGGGGGAGCTTGAATGAGCGGCTCCTCCCTGGCAGGGCTGGGTGCTGGGCTGATGCTGGGGCTGCGGCTGCGGCCACGGCTGTTCACAGGGCTAGGCAGAGGCTGCTCTGTAGGTTTGGAGGATGCACTCCTCTGGTCTTTTTCCgagtcttgttttgtctcttgACTTGACCTACTgtttagaaaaaacaaacaaacaaaaaatacatattgaAAATTATTTATGAAAAAGCCTGATCATGTCCAATCAATCTTCCTAATACAATATAAGACCTGTGCTTGGTTACAGATACCAAAAACATTCTCGTATTAGACTTAGTCAGCCCAAAAAGTGTTTTGTCAGCCCAGTTGAACCTAAAGGAGTTTCTAATGGCTTGTGAAACACATTTtgctgccacagaggaaatCAATTTCTGATGAGTTAAAAAGAGTCGAAAAGCATCTCCTTTGTTGCAGAAACGGATCAGAGAGCTCAAAAAGACtttcagaaaaactgaaaaatgcttATTGTCGGGGGAAATCCTTCCAACGGCTTCAAAAGAGCCTGACTGGAGAGTATATGACTGATGACAGATTAATGGAATGAGCTGTAACTAAAAATCATACATGATCAAGTGAGACGAATGTAAGATTCATGCATTTGAAGtattttatgtttcacttttacaagagaaaaggctgCAAGGTGAAGACTTCTTTTCTCCTTCGACTGAGTGCGGCTGTATACTCCATCAGACATGCTTATCGAACGGTGGAAAAGCCAATTAAACCCCCTCCTTTGGCTTTGCACagccatttctgtaactttccgaaACAGACAAGCCAACATTTACACCCACTTCACTATACTAAAACACACTAATGGTATTTTAGTATAGTACAGAATATCTATTTAGGCCAATTATGTATTATCCTGAAGGACATCTGGTGTGCAGCCAGGGATTTAACAAATACATCACAGGAACGTATCAGtgacaacaaacaacacagtcagaaacataaaagcaacacacaatataacaataataagagTCTACAGCGATTAAAGTGGCTCTGTGATGCTGTATTTAGGCACatcagtgctttgagctaaatacgaacatcagcatgctaatatgaCCAATGAGCAATGACCAGGCCATGTTTACTGTGTACaccttagtttagcatgttagcatgctaataacAGCTAATTCACAGTAAACAAaccacagctgaggctgatgggaatgtcaacagtttttcaagtatttagtcataaaccaacatattggacaaattgaatttgatgatggtgctagatgaaaaatcAAGGCATCACCAAAGTTAATAAGAATCATCCTGAAGGGTACATGAATGTTTGAACCAAATTTAATTGCAATCAATTTAATAGTTGTTGAGGCATTTCACTCAATAATACatatgtcaacctcatggtgactCTAGAGGAAACGCAAAGGAACCACTAAAGTCATCAAGATACATTTgtaaccatgaatgtctgtttctaaaaaaacatgacaatcaGTCAAATAGGTgttgatatatttcagtctggactaaagtggtGCACCGACCAACCAACTGATCCATGCCTCCGACACATTaggaatataaaataaaatccttGCTCTACAAAATGAACTCACCTGCTGGAGCTCCCACTGTGGCTTGTCAGAGCCTTTCGACTGATCCTGGGTTTGCTCTTCACAGAAGACACCTCAGCATCTTTCACTGCTGAAAAGGAGGgggaaggagaagagaaacTCAGGTTTAATCTATGCCTAATTACACCGCACAAGACAAAATCAAAGTTATCATCTCTTCACATGGGTGCACACAGTCAGTGATTCAAATTACCTTCTCTGTGAGCAGCAGCTGGTTTCTCTCCTGAGGGGACACTCCTCTCTGTTCTGTCCTTGGACACACTCCTgggaaataaagagaaaataattacatGCTTTAACAACTGTATTTACAGATAAAAGCACTATATCATGCTTTCTTTTGATCATACTATGCATAACAAGCAGCGAGTAAATAAATTTAACAGACCTGTCAGATTTAGCGGCTCTTTCTGACCCCTCTCCTCTCTTAGAGGATACGCTTGGTTTCTCCTCAGGGTCTACTACTTTCTTGGTGCTGGCTGATTTTTCTGCGATGGTCAGTTTATCCAGAGAGACCGACCTCCCGCCTCCACTTCTACCACTGGAGTTCTTTCGTTCCGTCCTCCCTGACCTCTCTCCTTCGGCATCTCTCTCCACTGTAACTGATGCCTTCTGTGAGCCTGACGCTGAggctctgtccctctctctttcagacCCCAGacctctatctctgtctctgtctcggTCCCTTTCCCTTTCCCTGTCAAGTCCTGAAGGTCTCTCCCGCTCTCTGTCCAGTCCCGAGCTTCTGTCCGACACTCTGTCCGAGCCCAGCAGTCTCTCCCCAGCGCTCCCTGGTCTCTCTCTGGAGACTCCTCTCTCACCAGAGGTTGACCTCTCTTTTCTTCCAGCACCTTCTGCTGCGCTGCTCGGTCGGTCTCCTTCTGGGATGTTGGCGGCAGTTGATCGGTCTGAGGTAGAGCTCGTCTTCTCGGGGCCTGAGGATGATCTGTCTGAGGGTGCCGTCTCTGTGCTGCCTTTTCTCCCCAGCTCTCTGTTCAACTTGATCCTCCTCTGAGTCTGACTCAGTGGCTTCACCTGGATGTGGACAAAGGATATGCGAAACATTAAAAAAGGGTTGAATCACAAAGATTAGTCGATTAACCGATtagcaaatgtatttatttagattcaaaaaaaaaatattggcaGGTTCCAGCTATTCAAAGATAAGAATTTGTTGCTTCACTCTCTGCTTTTATATGATTGAAACTTGAATATCATTGGGTTAGGATTAAGACAAAGATTGGTTTTGAACTGTAAAGATATCAAAatggcatgaaaaaaaaatgtaaaaaaataatcgCATCACAAATTTTCTGGTATGAATCGATACACCATGTCACATGACCCACCTGAAGGTCCATGAGAGGCCTGATGGATCCTCTATCTGTGTCTCCCCGGCCCATCTCACGGCTCCCCGGTAAGGGAAGAAGACCGGGCCTGTCAGAGGGGTGTGGGAGTCTCTGGAGCGGAGGCTGATGAGAGATGTGTGAGTGCGAGAGGACGTCACCTCCACCCCCCGGCCCGTCTATTCTCCTCAGCTTTCCAGGTGGAGGCCCGAGTAAGGAGCGACTCTCTTCTCCCATCCTTCTCCGACTGTCTcctggggagggagggaggtggaggagtgGGTGATGGGGGAGGGGAAGGAGACCACCGCTCTGAGGAAGATCTCTTCTCCCTCGTATGTCGTGGCTGGATCGAGGGCCGTCgtggagagagggatgaggtAGAGGTAGGTTCTGGGAGGACAGTGGAGGGGTCTTAGGCCGGGCGGGTCTCGCTGCGGAGCTTTTACTCTTTTCCTTTTTAGGGGTAGTTGAGTTGGGGGCATCTTCTGGTTTGGCTTTGGTGGTCTTTAATGGTTTTGCgacagaggaggacgaggaTGAGGAGTCTTTCTTTTTGGTCACCACTCCTtctcctgtcttcttcttcaccttgTCACTCTTGACCTTCACACCCTCTGTTTTTACTTTAGCTTTTACCTTCTGACCCTTGTCCTTCTTGGTCTTGTCAGACTGAGTCTTCGATGTTGACTTGGCAGGTGGTTTAACAGGTGCAGCAGTGCTTTTAGAGGCTGGAGCCTTAGTGGTTGCAGTGCCAACTGGAGGCTTTGAGGAGATGGGAGGCGTTTTAGTAAGTGAAGGGATTTCGTCCATTGGTTCGTCTCTGACGGGTGTAGCATCGCCTCTGTCCACTGACTGGTGTGATGGCTCAGGCTCTTCCCcggtcttcttctttttcactttctttgtctttagGACTTTAGTGCTGGACTTGGTTCCTGATGAGGACGATGATGGAGGATGGTGAGGTGGAGcgcctctctcttctctccctctcctccctcgcCCCTGGGGGGAGTAATCTCTGGATAAGGGGgacattctgtctctctccctgtctctgcTGCCACGACCTCTGTGATGCAGCGGCGGATGTTGGTTGTCGTAGTCTTTGTAGTACTTGTTGTACCAGTCTCTGTACTCCTTCTCCCACTGTCGATAGCTATCTCTATCCCAGCGCTCATGGCCTCCAGGGCTCGGACCCTTTAGTTCATATGGTACTACGTCTCGAGGAGGTGGCTTTCGTCCACTGGGGCTGCGGCTCCGGTAGCCGCCTGGGGAGCGAGACCGTGACCTAGACCTGTAGGGTCCTGCTGCTTCCGCTCCCTCCCAGCCTCCTCCCCGGAAGGACGGAGGAGACCGTGGTGAGCCAGAGCGCCGATAACCGTAAGACCTGGAACGTGAGCGGGACCTCGTTCGTGAGCGTCCATAACTGCGTCCATTGCGTCGAGAATAAGGAGAACGGGGATAAGACCGGCCATGAGAGCGTGAACGGGATCGGCTGGGGGAATAAGAGTAAGACCGGGATCTTGATCTGGATCTAGATCTTGATCTGGATCTAGATCGAGTGTAAGGAGAGCGGCTGAACGGAGAGCGGCTGTATGACCGGGACCTAGAGATGGAAATGGTTGAGAAGACACGGGAAGAAAGAAGGCagattatgtaaaaaaaaactgcaaatggCATGAAGGATTATGTGTTTGTAATCCATGTAAAAACTAAAACCCTTTAAATGACGTTACCTGGAATAAGACGGTCTTCGCCTCTTTGGTGCATTTCTGTACTTCATAAGCTCTTTgtggaagtctttagtaaattCATCCAGTTTAGATGTAACTCTGCgtataaaaagataaaaaacaatgaaaccTTTAAACTAATCCAGTGTCAAACTTCAATAGTTTTGATGTTAAGTATATTCTATCTGTATAAATGCCACATAATCAGTCAGTAGCTGTTTGAAGACCCGAAATGGAAAAGAAATGACTCACTTGTCCTGACGGTGGTGCCGCTGCCTGTAGAAATCTTCTTTTGAGAGAGGGGGCTGAGTGAGGGAGGGtggaagagggaggagagggggctGTGCACCAGGGGCAACCCAGGGAGGGTTGAGTCCCGGTGGTCCAGGGGCATAGACAGGCTGGGGCTGGTAACTGATAGGAGGAGGGACAAGGCCGGGGCCAGTGGCGTACGGAGGGGGGTAGGGCTGTGGTGGCGGCGGGTACATGGACGGTGCTGGATAGACTGGAGGAGCAGCTACAGGAGGCGGAGCTGTCTGGAGGTGAGCGGAGGGGTGCTCTCCTCTACTTCTGTAGGGCCTGACACACGGAGTAACAAAGAGAGCGATAAAAAGATTTGTGAGATTGATTCATTAAGAGTTCGTATTGTAATATATCAGACAATCCCATAGATAGGTCTCACCTGTCCCAGTGTCTGCTGCCGCCTCCTCTGTGAGAGTGGTGAGGCCGTGACTGGTGACCTAATAGACCACAGACAGCTGGTTAGTTACTGAATGCATTTCCGTCAAGCTCTCTTAATCTCCTGAAATGGCTTGAAGTTAACCTCTTACCTGATGGATGAGGTGGCCTTGGAGGTGGCGGGTGGCCAATAACAGTTAAATGGTAGCCCTGAGGGAGAAATCACAGTGAGAAAAATGTAAGAGTTACAGTTTCTCTTGATCAGGGATGGCGAGTATGGGCTGAGGATAACACATCTAACAGTGCAGGGGAAAATTGTGTCTGCCATTTTATAATTGCCAACATGCATTATTTAACCTGGCTCTAACCTATAATCCCAAATTGGATTAAACACGGGTCTGCACCTGCACAGCTTTGGTATACAAGGCCTAACCAACATTACTGATAACTACATGATTACTGAAGTGAACATTTAGATTCATTAATACTCAAAATAGTAGGTATGGGTGGAAACGAGAAGCTCTTTCAGTTCAACAGTCTTAATCAGGTCAAGTTGTTGCATTTGATTGGCATAAATTGACTAATGAAATAAATTACAGCGTTATCAAGTTGAATCTCTTGTCGTAGCAACCGCTGTTACAAGTGAGAAACAACAATCTTGATAAAGTGCAAGTAGAGCAAGATCAAAGTTTGGAGCAACTGCTGAAATGATATCAAGCCAGTGCAACATTATTCAGGGTCATCAAGGCGAACTCACCTGGGATCCACTTTCAGATGGTCCACGATCAGACGGACCAGATGAGTCTGGTTTCACAGTAGGCTCCGGGTCGGtctcactaacacacaaacaaacagacacatattgTTACCAGTAAAAATTCCTCTTGACTGGGAGATTCTATTCATTTTCAACCAAACATCTGTTCTGGAGTGTGTGGATTTATTTTGGTGTATATTGTAAAGTACATGGATGGAAATTTGCACCGGCCAAATGTCAGTGAATTTGCTCAACCTACCAGCCACGTTGGCTGACGTGCTGTAAGATTACGAGTCGACAGTGAGTCTCTGCTGCAGTTCATATCATTTAGTTTTAgcttgtgtgtgactgtgatgttactgtctgtgctgctgtgtgcgCCACGTGAACCATCGTTTGGCTATGTGCTGcacatgtgtgtacatttgaCCAGCTAAAAATCTGATATATGACACTGACCAGAGCCAGTACATCTCTACATCTTCTAACTTCCAACACTGGTAAATACTCACCCTGGAGGAGGTGGTTCACCCTGGCTGGTCGAGTGCATAGGAGAATGGTGGTCGACGACGGGTGCGGGAGCTGGTGAAGCATCTCGCTCTTCAACAGTAGCAGCATGCGGAGGAGTAGGAGCAGCAGTGGTAGCAGTAGGTGGTGCAGGGGTCGGGGCCTGTACTTGAGGAGCGGTGGTGGGTACGCTTGTAGAAGGAGGGTGAGAGATATTAGCCATCAGCGGGTCCTGCTGTCTGGAGTGCAGAGGCCTGACCAACAGAGGGCGCGGTGGAGGCGGGGCTGTATGTTGGACCTGCTTCCTCACATGTTTGGTGTATCCCGTCTCGTTCTTAAAATTGTTCACAGCCTGCatgatgacaaatgacaaatcatttaaaataacataataaaccTCTTGTGAATTGCTGTCTTTATCTAATCTCATGTATAAAGaaccaaacaatgaaaaacatcaaagtgTAAGAATTTGAGTGGGTTACCTGTCGAAGGAACTTATTGGCTATGAGATTATCAGGTGAAACATCCGACTGTTTGCATGTATAGCAGACGTGCTCCTCTGAGTCCAGCAAGGCCGTCCTGatacctgaaaacaaataagtCCTTAAATTAGCTGAATGCTCACACTGAAAACTTGTTCATCTttatactattaatattgtgataACGTGAAAAAAACCTCCCATCACCCTGCCTCATCTACATCttccaaactttacatgttggAAGTGAAATCTTTCTGACACACTGGAATGTAAGCGCATATATTTTTtccaataaacaaaaaatgagtTTTCTACTTCAAATACAGCATTGCTTGGGGGCAGGGTACTGCTCTAATTAGGCCACATTTGTATAAATCTGCATTTGTATCATGTCCAGTGGTTTCCTGAATGACAAAATGGAGCTCAGAATGATACATATGGGTGgcaggaaaatgtatttgttatccGTTTTATGGCGACCAAGacacctgattttttttatcattatcacaCTATATGATTATAACAACTCACAATCATCGCAGTAACTGTTTCCACAGCAGGGTATAACTACAGCGTCGGTCATCAGGTCATTGCAGATGGGACACAGGAGTTCATCAGGGATCGGGTCTGAATCATCCTCAGAGGACGACTGGTCATGAGGAACAAACGGAGGGCGCTCCTTCTTTCCTTGTGCGTACGCCTCCCTGTATTAACacagatttgtttatttttttgttaattctAGAGGACTGTTTGtaccaaaaccaaaaagaaacagcagttatcttgagtgtgtttgtgaatagCTAACATTGAGGAGGACACAGATACAAACAGGGCTACGACAAATATGACACTACTGACAAGTACACTAAACAGAGTGTATTTGTGGATGTCCTTGATGACACGTACGCATCTATAGCAGGTATAGCATATTCTCCGGTGCTGGTTAACATGGCTCCCTTAGTGCCAGGCTCTGCTTTCACCATGAAGCTCTGAGGGATCCCTTTACTAGTCCTTACTGACTTGGGACCCTCCACACTCTTATCCTGGACCTAAGCAGAATAAAACAGAGTCATTATAATTATCATTCAAAAAGCACACATCATCATTACTTACACTGCAATGCAGTTAAAATTAACACCACAGGCTACGAAAATCAAGTGATACATAATAATTACCATCAGCATGGGACATTGCCGAATGTAGTGACCAGCTTTTCCACAGCGATAGCAGGTGTAGTGAGCAGGAGGAGGTCCAACTGCCTTTTTGGAGTAACTATGAAGAAAAGCTCAGTTTTTAAAACTACCTACAGCTGGAGAGTAATAATGTTTAGTTCacagatatttgtgtgtgtgtactaacTGTATCGGGTCATATTCATGGTTCGACTGAGTCATCATGGCTTTAATCTTGTCTTCCTCTGATGCATTTGCGTCAACCAGGTTAGCAGTCTAAAGCACATAACGGAGAGATAAAAAGAGGGATATTAACctcacaagaagaagaaaaggaaagtgtTTATATGTTCAACTTGAGAAATACTATCTGGAAGTGTTAACCAGCATGTTCAGCAACAGTACCTTGGTCAGTTGGGCGAGTGACATAGAAGGAGAAGAATCAGTCTGCAGGAGAATCAGAGTACAGATATTAAAAGTTTTAACATGATATCTTATAGACATACAGTGGAAGATAAGAGCCCAGATAGTTCCCCACCACATCTGTGTCCAGTGCCTTAAGAGTCTCCATCTAATCCTTCGCACCAAAAATTAAGTTCTCAAAGCGCACGAAATAACGCAGGTACACGGGAGTGAGCATTTAAGCCGAGACATGGATCACTAGGCTTGTGTGTGACGTTCATTCCTCTTCTGACAGCGGTGTGTCATAATCTTGAAAAAGTTAACGGACGTGAAAACCTCCTCTAGGGTTCTGTCTTTTCAGAGCTGTTTACATGGAAGAGATCTAAACTGTTTGCAGAGTAAATAGATTAAGAAATTACCCAAACATTGGAATGTAATTACACAAAAGCTGATGTTTAAAAGAAAGGAATAACAATTTCATGTccaagggttaaaaaaaaatctatctgtCCTCAAGGTATTGTCTATTCCCTTGCCAGATGATATAAAAGTAGTACAGCTAGTACACAACATGCAACTTTTGTGCATTTAGTTGAACTCATCCTGAAGAAATTTACAGTATAGACACATTTATGATTGTCACTGTATGAAAATCCTAGAGGAAGTCAACACTGCTGAACATATAGTTGCAATTACTATCAATAATTAAAGCTGATGTTTACTCCGACAACTCTTCCATATAAACAAGTTTTGTATTCTACACTTTTAAGTTCTATCTGTAACGTCCAAGAGCGTCTGCTCAAACACCTTCCTTGCTATTTGGGTCTGAATTTACACCACTGGGACATCCCTCTATGGAAATCCTACATCTTCTCCTGCTATTAAAAGGGAGAGGGGCCAATTTTCTCAAAGGAATActtgacatttaattttagcATGCAGTTTCCCCTTCACCAGGCCACACTGATTGAAGTTTCTGCACCGACCTGTCAAAAGAAGTTGTCATGAGTGCTAGAAACTCTCATCAAAACCAGGCTACTAGTTGTAAACTAATGAGCTAGCTAGGAGTGGTGCcaataaaaaatgcaaacactgtAAAGTGTCAAACATGTAGGGCTGATACAACACAATGAAATGcctaatgaagaaaaaaaaaaagaaagaaactaacaAGAGTTGTCAAGAGTTCTTTCAAATTTTTCCCTAAAAACAGCCCCTACACCACTACAGGGTGAAAGCAAGTGGTGGGATGTCTCTAATGCAGGTCAGGAGTCAATGAACTATGAATAAAATCTCatgcacagacaaaaaaaagtagttttataAGAGCAAAAAGGCTGTTCTGCCTGATTCTTGTGAAAAactacataaaataaacaagcgGGGCAGGGTGGGTTGTCCATCGTGATACGCAGGAAAGACTGGTTATTGCAGAATGCTGCGGAGGGAACACACAGGGATCTGGTGCAAGCGGTTCTGACACTGAACCACTGAACAACTTTATTGACAGGTTCTGCAGCTTACAGCTTACAGGACACACTACACCAGTATTACTTCTCACTGCAGCAACCATGGAAGGCCTCCAGAGATTGACAAGATATTTACTGATAATGTGTCATTGTACTTTGTGATCATGTCACAGCATTATACGTCAGCGGCCAAGTCTAGCTTCTTACTGACCCCCAAACCACAGTTTTAACAATACACTTTGAGCTGGTACcctcttctttttaaaaacagacacttaGGACTCATTTAACTCAGCAGGATGAAATCTGTGAGCCTTCAAAGACTAAGGGTTATGTGCAGTCCATACTCAATGCAGAATTGACATCTTCATCAACATCTTCAAGATTAAAATTGTACAGGACAAAACAATTGACATTGGCAAATGTTACTGAACAACAGA
Coding sequences within:
- the LOC137179985 gene encoding E3 ubiquitin-protein ligase RBBP6-like isoform X1, with protein sequence MSCVHYKFSSKLDYNTVTFDGLHITLSELKRQIMGRERLKATDCDLQITNAQTREEYTDDEAHIPKHSSVIVRRTPIGGVKPAGRTFIVDRSDTAVVGSSRPTDSSPSMSLAQLTKTANLVDANASEEDKIKAMMTQSNHEYDPIHYSKKAVGPPPAHYTCYRCGKAGHYIRQCPMLMVQDKSVEGPKSVRTSKGIPQSFMVKAEPGTKGAMLTSTGEYAIPAIDAEAYAQGKKERPPFVPHDQSSSEDDSDPIPDELLCPICNDLMTDAVVIPCCGNSYCDDCIRTALLDSEEHVCYTCKQSDVSPDNLIANKFLRQAVNNFKNETGYTKHVRKQVQHTAPPPPRPLLVRPLHSRQQDPLMANISHPPSTSVPTTAPQVQAPTPAPPTATTAAPTPPHAATVEERDASPAPAPVVDHHSPMHSTSQGEPPPPGETDPEPTVKPDSSGPSDRGPSESGSQGYHLTVIGHPPPPRPPHPSGHQSRPHHSHRGGGSRHWDRPYRSRGEHPSAHLQTAPPPVAAPPVYPAPSMYPPPPQPYPPPYATGPGLVPPPISYQPQPVYAPGPPGLNPPWVAPGAQPPLLPLPPSLTQPPLSKEDFYRQRHHRQDKVTSKLDEFTKDFHKELMKYRNAPKRRRPSYSRSRSYSRSPFSRSPYTRSRSRSRSRSRSRSRSYSYSPSRSRSRSHGRSYPRSPYSRRNGRSYGRSRTRSRSRSRSYGYRRSGSPRSPPSFRGGGWEGAEAAGPYRSRSRSRSPGGYRSRSPSGRKPPPRDVVPYELKGPSPGGHERWDRDSYRQWEKEYRDWYNKYYKDYDNQHPPLHHRGRGSRDRERDRMSPLSRDYSPQGRGRRGREERGAPPHHPPSSSSSGTKSSTKVLKTKKVKKKKTGEEPEPSHQSVDRGDATPVRDEPMDEIPSLTKTPPISSKPPVGTATTKAPASKSTAAPVKPPAKSTSKTQSDKTKKDKGQKVKAKVKTEGVKVKSDKVKKKTGEGVVTKKKDSSSSSSSVAKPLKTTKAKPEDAPNSTTPKKEKSKSSAARPARPKTPPLSSQNLPLPHPSLHDGPRSSHDIRGRRDLPQSGGLLPLPHHPLLHLPPSPGDSRRRMGEESRSLLGPPPGKLRRIDGPGGGGDVLSHSHISHQPPLQRLPHPSDRPGLLPLPGSREMGRGDTDRGSIRPLMDLQVKPLSQTQRRIKLNRELGRKGSTETAPSDRSSSGPEKTSSTSDRSTAANIPEGDRPSSAAEGAGRKERSTSGERGVSRERPGSAGERLLGSDRVSDRSSGLDRERERPSGLDRERERDRDRDRDRGLGSERERDRASASGSQKASVTVERDAEGERSGRTERKNSSGRSGGGRSVSLDKLTIAEKSASTKKVVDPEEKPSVSSKRGEGSERAAKSDRSVSKDRTERSVPSGEKPAAAHREAVKDAEVSSVKSKPRISRKALTSHSGSSSSRSSQETKQDSEKDQRSASSKPTEQPLPSPVNSRGRSRSPSISPAPSPAREEPLIQAPPRSKWEREDDEEGQENGLSAPKEPSPLPQRGRGREGQTEAPKPVRSEGRDAAREERRGVVREEKKGRAPREEGKGGRAAQANSDKPTKTKIVRDEGRGVREEGRAGGREEGRGGGGREEGRGMPGKEERAAEGRGGGGGGREESRGPEPRRQRLCSDLGRETDEAAFVPDYSEGEGSDTERGRSGSPSPSIGQQSHSPSPSNHSDSATTSTTTADKKKKKHKKHKKHKKHKKHNSQEKEGEPKEHKHKHKKKKHKKNKDKDGEEKEEKAEEGAPC